From one Anopheles cruzii chromosome 3, idAnoCruzAS_RS32_06, whole genome shotgun sequence genomic stretch:
- the LOC128271757 gene encoding 28S ribosomal protein S5, mitochondrial → MLRVAVKGSETLIRAFSSIHISRQGPLSSAVRNHSSLTSEEARTGTLLNPNNPTLHNVRNTSFFNKLPAEQIWKGVISVSNAGKKRGRGKGSGRITAKDLNKGQVIGFGKANIVWPGLSAPVVRGRELVQQQRLPEDKEREAKLRRIRDEMVNFKRLKLGPLERGWSGSKAPGRSIGPPDPIGEDEFLGFESKCLELKAVVNMKGNHGRKRRVSAMVVTGNGNGLAGFGFGKAIEGRAALRQARNRAGQKLMHFELCNGNTVFHDFHCQFGATKLFVERKPEGYGLKCHRAIRTVCEVLGIKDLRAKCEGSTNVQHVVKAFFIGLLQQKHHQQIAEEKGLHVVEFRPENMNFPKVVASPTVCRTETDNNEILDFTQWGLGGKIQLQKKKFPPFYTKFRSWEIYLKKQEYLRNQDKVRVRMLAETGEVRSFLTEKYPECRMGPAPKEE, encoded by the exons ATGTTGCGGGTTGCAGTAAAGGGCAGCGAAACGTTGATTCGTGCATTTTCCTCAATTCACATCAGCCGCCAAGGTCCATTAAGCAGTGCTGTGAGAAACCATTCATCACTCACTTCGGAAGAAGCCCGTACCGGAACGCTCCTGAACCCAAACAACCCGACATTACATAATGTCCGCAACACGAGTTTCTTCAACAAAC TTCCGGCCGAGCAAATCTGGAAGGGTGTTATCTCGGTTAGTAACGCTGGCAAAAAGCGTGGCCGCGGAAAGGGTTCCGGTCGCATCACGGCGAAGGATTTGAACAAAGGGCAGGTGATCGGATTCGGAAAGGCCAACATTGTCTGGCCCGGCCTTTCGGCGCCGGTTGTCCGGGGTCGGGAGTTAGTTCAACAGCAGCGTCTGCCAGAGGACAAGGAGCGAGAAGCGAAGCTGCGCCGGATTCGTGATGAGATGGTGAACTTCAAGCGCCTGAAACTGGGCCCACTTGAACGCGGCTGGTCGGGATCGAAGGCTCCGGGCCGTAGCATCGGACCTCCGGATCCGATTGGCGAGGATGAGTTTTTAGGGTTCGAGTCCAAGTGTTTGGAGCTAAAGGCGGTCGTAAATATGAAAGGCAACCACGGACGGAAACGGCGCGTTTCGGCCATGGTCGTCACCGGCAACGGTAACGGGCTCGCCGGGTTCGGATTCGGTAAAGCGATCGAGGGCCGAGCTGCGCTGCGACAGGCCAGGAACCGTGCCGGTCAAAAGCTGATGCACTTTGAGTTGTGCAATGGTAATACAGTGTTTCACGATTTCCACTGCCAGTTTGGTGCCACGAAGCTGTTTGTCGAACGGAAACCGGAAGGCTACGGCCTAAAGTGTCACCGGGCGATACGCACCGTGTGCGAAGTGCTCGGCATTAAGGACCTGCGGGCGAAGTGCGAAGGATCAACGAACGTGCAGCACGTGGTGAAGGCATTTTTCATCGGACTGTTGCAACagaaacaccaccagcagataGCGGAGGAGAAGGGCCTTCACGTGGTCGAGTTCCGGCCCGAGAACATGAACTTCCCGAAGGTGGTTGCTAGCCCCACCGTGTGCCGCACGGAAACGGACAATAACGAAATACTAGACTTCACACAGTGGGGACTGGGTGGGAAGATTCAGCTGCAGAAGAAGAAATTCCCGCCCTTCTACACCAAGTTCCGGTCGTGGGAAATCTATCTGAAGAAGCAAGAGTACCTCCGCAATCAGGACAAAGTGCGAGTACGAATGCTGGCCGAAACGGGTGAGGTACGCAGTTTTCTAACGGAAAAGTACCCCGAATGCCGAATGGGCCCGGCCCCGAAGGAAGAATAG